A single genomic interval of Drosophila virilis strain 15010-1051.87 chromosome 2, Dvir_AGI_RSII-ME, whole genome shotgun sequence harbors:
- the LOC6635150 gene encoding luciferin 4-monooxygenase — MTSTLLPGNIVYGGPIPVRVAQDYRSLGQFIIDKYKSFGDQTVMIDAVTGTEYSAKFMYESIVRLAQILQKLGVKQNDVIGLSSENSVGFAVAMFAGFAVGATVAPLNVTYSEREVDHAINLSRPKVIFASKITVDRVAKVAKKNKFVKAIIALSGSSSNHPNVHSFLDLMNNDKFKTKPDFTSPVANKTEDVALIVCSSGTTGLPKGVQLTQFNLLATIDSQIQPTMMPLSEITLLTVIPWFHAFGCLTLITTATMGTRLVYLPKFEENLFLSAIEKYRVMMAFMVPPLMVFLAKHPIVDKYDLSSLMVLLCGAAPLSRETEDQIKERIGVPFIRQGYGLSESTLSVLVQTDDFCKPGSVGVLKVGIYAKVIDPDTGKHLGPNERGELCFKGDGIMKGYIGDTKSTQTAIKDGWLHTGDIGYYDDSFEFFIVDRIKELIKYKGFQVPPAEIEALLLTNDKIKDAAVIGKPDEAAGELPMAFVVKQANVQLTEEDVITYVHERASPAKRLRGGVLFVDEIPKNPSGKILRRVLRDMLKKPKSKL; from the exons ATGACATCAACTCTGCTGCCTGGTAATATTGTTTACGGCGGGCCCATACCCGTGCGGGTGGCGCAGGATTATCGCTCCTTGGGACAGTTTATTATTGACAAATACAAGAGCTTTGGCGACCAAACTGTGATGATTGACGCTGTGACTGGCACGGAATATAGTGCCAAGTTTATGTACGAATCGATAGTGCGATTGGCCCAAATACTCCAGAAACTGGGCGTCAAGCAGAACGATGTCATCGGGCTGTCCAGCGAGAACAGCGTTGGCTTTGCCGTAGCCATGTTTGCCGGATTCGCAGTGGGCGCAACCGTGGCGCCCTTAAATGTCACCTACTCCGAACGTGAGGTGGATCATGCCATAAATCTGTCGCGTCCAAAGGTCATATTCGCCTCGAAGATCACCGTTGACCGTGTTGCCAAGGTGGCCAAAAAGAACAAGTTTGTCAAGGCCATTATTGCGCTCAGCGGCTCCTCCAGCAATCATCCAAATGTGCATTCCTTCTTGGATTTGATGAACAACGACAAGTTCAAAACAAAACCCGACTTTACATCGCCGGTGGCCAACAAAACTGAGGATGTTGCCCTAATTGTATGCTCCTCGGGCACCACGGGCCTGCCCAAGGGTGTCCAGTTGACACAGTTCAATCTGTTGGCTACGATCGATTCGCAAAT CCAGCCCACCATGATGCCGCTCTCCGAGATTACGCTGCTGACGGTCATTCCCTGGTTCCATGCCTTTGGCTGCCTCACGCTCATCACAACGGCCACGATGGGCACGCGTCTCGTCTATTTGCCCAAATTCGAAGAGAATCTGTTTCTCTCCGCCATTGAG AAATACCGCGTTATGATGGCCTTCATGGTGCCGCCACTTATGGTCTTCCTGGCCAAGCATCCGATTGTGGACAAGTATGATCTGTCCTCGCTGATGGTCTTGCTTTGCGGTGCTGCACCACTCAGCCGTGAGACCGAAGATCAAATAAAGGAGCGAATCGGTGTACCCTTCATTCGCCAGGGCTACGGCCTCAGCGAGTCGACGCTCAGTGTTCTGGTGCAGACGGATGACTTTTGCAAGCCGGGCAGCGTTGGCGTGCTGAAGGTTGGAATCTATGCCAAGGTCATTGATCCCGATACGGGCAAACATCTGGGACCGAACGAACGGGGCGAGCTATGTTTCAAAGGCGATGGCATCATGAAGGGCTACATTGGCGATACCAAATCAACACAGACTGCCATTAAGGACGGCTGGTTACACACCGGAGATATTGGCTACTATGACGATTCATTCGAGTTCTTCATTGTGGATCGCATCAAGGAGCTCATTAAATACAAGGGCTTCCAGGTGCCACCGGCCGAAATCGAGGCACTCTTGCTAACCAACGATAAGATCAAAGATGCTGCTGTTATTGGCAAACCCGATGAGGCGGCTGGCGAGCTGCCCATGGCATTTGTGGTCAAGCAGGCGAATGTCCAGCTCACCGAGGAGGATGTGATAACTTATGTGCACGAACGCGCCTCGCCGGCCAAACGCCTGCGCGGCGGCGTACTCTTCGTGGACGAGATACCTAAAAATCCCAGCGGCAAAATATTGCGTCGTGTCCTGCGCGACATGCTCAAGAAGCCAAAATCGAAATTGTAA